From Brienomyrus brachyistius isolate T26 chromosome 18, BBRACH_0.4, whole genome shotgun sequence, one genomic window encodes:
- the LOC125713176 gene encoding zinc finger and BTB domain-containing protein 46-like — protein MRSHTGERPYPCEICGKKFTRREHMKRHTLVHSKDKKYVCKVCSRVFMSAASVGIKHGSRRHGVCAGLLRAGHGRPAGPERRRGRGGFPRGGPVPRRSPLSGRPHRRRRGDAGRRGDDGGRGRGRGWQQVEEPLRNVSPDAMLDNDKEESDRHRKGRTTLVVTKISPGSLSPALIFGWNLKFV, from the exons ATGCGCTCCCACACCGGCGAGAGGCCGTACCCCTGCGAGATCTGTGGCAAGAAGTTCACCCGCCGCGAGCACATGAAGAGGCATACGCTG gTGCACAGTAAGGACAAGAAGTACGTGTGCAAGGTGTGCAGCCGCGTGTTCATGTCGGCCGCCAGTGTTGGCATCAAGCACGGCTCCCGTCGCCACGGCGTCTGCGCAGGACTGCTCCGGGCGGGGCATGGCCGCCCTGCTGGACCAGAGCGGCGACGGGGGCGAGGAGGGTTCCCCCGAGGAGGACCTGTACCCAGGAGATCACCGCTTTCCGGACGACCCCACCGACGGCGACGAGGAGATGCTGGCCGACGGGGAGATGATGGGGGACGTGGACGGGGACGAGGATGGCAGCAAGTGGAAGAACCACTCAGGAATGTCTCACCGGACGCCATGTTAGACAATGACAAGGAGGAGAGCGATCGGCACAGGAAGGGGAGAACCACGCTGGTAGTGACAAAGATTTCACCGGGATCTCTTAGTCCAGCTCTTATTTTTGGGTGGAATCTCAAATTCGTATGA